The region CGATCTTTGCCGACGTTCTGGCCCCCTATCCCTTCGATCAGCTGAGCCTGGCAGAACGGCTGCAGGGCTCATCGACTCGCCACCTGCTGGGGACCGACCAGTTGGGCCGCGACCTGTTGAGCCGTCTGCTCATCGGGGCGCGTATCTCGCTGATCGTCGGTCTGGCGGCGACCACGCTGAACGTGGTGGTTGCCACCCTGATCGGCGGCACCTCCGGATTCCTCGGCGGCAAGCTCGACCTGGCGGTGCAGCGCTTCGTCGATGCCTGGATGGCGTTCCCGGGGCTGCTGCTGTTGCTCACGATCATGTCGGTCGTCGGTCGCGGTCTGCCTCAGCTCATCGTGGTGCTGGGGATCGCCGGCGGCGTGGGCGGCTCGCGCGTGGTCAGGGGCGCGGTGGTGGCCGCCAAGGGCAACGACTACTTCCTGGCCGCCAAGGCCCTGGGCGCGCCCACCACGCAGATCCTGGTGCGCCACGTCCTGCCCAATATCGTGGCGCCGCTCATCATCGTGTTCAGCATCAACGTCGGCGGCGTCATCCTGGCCGAGGCCAGCTTGAGCTTCCTCGGCTTCGGGCTGCCGGGCAAGGTGCCGAGCTGGGGCGCCATGCTCAGCCGGGAGGGCCGCCGGTTCATGGAGCAGGCGCCGTGGCTGGCGCTGTGGCCCGGGCTGTGCCTGACGATCGTGGTGTACAGCTTCAACATGCTGGGCGATGCCATGCGCGACCTGCTCGACCCGCGCCTGCGCGGCGGCGGCGGCCGCCTCGACACCGGCGCCTGATCAATCTTGCGCATGCAGATCGTTCACAAGGTCCTGTACGCTGTCGAACTGTGGGAGGTCGCCCTTGCGGGCTTCCTTCATCGCCTCGATGGTGACCGCGTTTGGGATCAGCGGCGCGAACGGCAGGGCCTTTTCCTGCGCAACCCGGGTCAGCAATAGCCGCACGGCATCGGACACGGTCAGGCCCATTGCGGCCAGCACGGCGGCCGCTTGTTCTTTCACGGCCCCGTCGATGCGGGCCTGGACCAGCTTGTTTGCAGCCATGGTCGATTCTCCTTGTCGGTCCTGGTATGAATGACACTGAATGACATCGTCATACAAAACCAGGAAGGATACAAGGCGTCCGTCAGACCGATCGGCCTGTGGCGGCGCCGAAGAGGAGGGTTCGACCGCCGCCGCGCCCACGCCCCCGGCATCGGGCATGAGCATGGCTCGCGTGCTTGACCGGTGTCGGACCAATGGTATAGTAGCGGTCTCCCGTGTCCGACTCGGGCACGCCGGAGCCTGCCTCCTTCGCTTTTCGGTTGCCTGCGAGCAGGCATGCTGCGGGAGTGGGCGAAGGGCCGGCAGTGACGCGAGCGCTCCCGGAAACGACTCGCAACGACGAGAGGAGAGTCGACTCATGACACACGTTCTGTTCGGAAAGTGCCTTGCGGTACTGTCCGTGCTGGTCCTGGCCGCTACCGGCCTCTGGGCCGCCGGCGAAGAGGAGGGTTCGACCGCCGCCGCGGCCGAGAAGAAGTACGTGACCGATCCCACCACCGGCAAGGTGGTGGTGGCGCCGGAGTATGGCGGGACCATAACCGCGTGGTGGGCCACCGGTCGTACTCAGGTTGCCATTGACCCCTATTATGGCTGGCCGAGCGCTACCGATGGGGTCTCAGAGGGTCTCGGAATGGTGAACTGGGGGGTAGATCGAGACGTATGGGACCTGAAAACCATGCACACGCCGGACCAGCACTTGACTGGGATGCTGGCGGAGAGTTGGGAAATTTCCCCGGACGGCCTCACCTATACCTTCCACATCCGCCCGGGCGTTCGCTGGCATGACAAGGCACCGATGAACGGTCGGCAGCTCACCGCCGGCGACGTCGAATACAACTTCCACCGCATCCTGGGCATGGGCGACTTCGCCGAGGCCGGACCGACCGCCCATGGCGGCGCCAGCAACCTCAAGACCATCCCATGGGAATCGATAACGGCCACCGACGATGCGACGGTGGTGATGAAGCTGACCGAGCCACGCCTCAGCGCGTTGCGGTTCATACTCGTCGACGGGATCGGGTTCATCATGCCGCCCGAGGTGATCGAGCAGCACGGCGACGTTCAGGACTGGCGCAACCTGGTCGGCACCGGGCCGTTCATGTTGACGGACCTGGTCGAGGAGAGCTCCGGAACATTCACCAGGAATCCTGATTACTGGGGCTATGACGAAAAGTACCCGGAGAACCGCCTGCCCTATGTTGACGAGCTCAGGTACGTGGTTATTCCGGACGAAGCAGCCGCCTACGCAGCGCTGCGCTCACGCACGATCGACTGGAAGAGGTGGGATACCTCTCTGGACGCGGCCGAAAGCATGCGCAAGACCAACCCCGAGATCGCGGTGCACGAAGTTTTCTTCCGGTCGGTCGCGTCTTTTGCACCCAACCATCGCGAGCCACCCTTCAACGACGTCAACGTGCTGCGCGCGATGCAGATGGCGCTGGACAACGAGACCATCGCCCGTACGCTCTGGAAGGGTGTCGCAGACCCGACACCTCAGGGGCTGATAGGGGTGCAGGGCTTCTACCACCCCTTCGAGGAGTGGGACGAAGAGGTCAAGCAATACTACCGGTACGACCCGGAACGGGCCGAGAAACTGCTCGACGAGGCCGGATATCCGCGCGGCGCCGACGGCACCAGGTTCACGACCACGCTGAACTACGGGGCGTGGGCAGACCTGGACTATTCGCACATAGCCGCCGCGTACTGGGCGGAGATTGGCATCAATGTCGAGATCGATGAGCTGTCCTATGCCGAGTACCACGAGCGGCTCTTCGCGCGTAGCGGGAAAGGCATGTACAGCCAGATCGCGAGAAACAACTTCGATCCTTACCTAGCGGTAAGCTGGTATCACTCACGTGAGCAGTGGAACCGCGGCGGGTCCCAGTGGCCCGAGCTGGACGCCATGGTCGAAGCCGCCCTGGCAGCCGGCACGCCCGAGGAGGCGCGGAGGCTGATTGCCGAGGCGGACGAGTACGCGATGTCGCGGCACTGGCTGATATGGGGCCCCATGTCCCCTATACACTGGTACGTCCAGCCGTGGATCACCGGCTACAACGGTGAGCTCGACAGCGGCATGGGGTGGGGGAAAGAAGAAACAATGTTCGCCCGCCTCTGGATCGATAGTGCGCTGAAGACAGAGATGGGCTTTTAGAATCAATCGCCCCCCAACGCGATTGAAACGGGAGTCGCTGCGCGACTCCACCTGGCAGCCCGCGGCGGAACCCGGCGTTGCACCGCTCGAATGCAGGCGGAGTTTCGCCACGGGCTGCCAGGGCGCCGGGAGCGCCGAGCACCGCCTCCCGGCGCCCATTTCCCACCAAGACATGAGCGCGTACATCATCCGGCGGTACTCGACCGGTGAGGTGGATCGGAATCGTAGACTCAAGATGCATCATGATCCGGTTTGCTGGCCAATCTCGGCTTGATCCTGGTCAGGGCGATCCTGGAGCGGCTCGGACTTGTCGTCGGGATGCACCGCATTCTCAGGAACGTCGAGGTCAGCGAGGGGCACGTCCAGGGCGCGCGCTATGGCGAGCATGCGGCCGTCGTAGCTGGCAAGCTCAATGAACTGCCCTTCGTTCGGGTAGTTCGAGATCCACCCCGTGAGCCGGCCCGAACAACTGCACTGCCAAGTCACCGATGCGCTCCGGTGTTGCGACCGCCTGCCTGATGATCCTTCTGGTCTCTTCTTCCATGGAGCGCCCATTCCGCGCGGCGCGCAGCCGCAGCCGGCGGATCGTCTCCTCGTCCAAACGCCTGATACTAAGGTTGCCCATCGCTGCCGATGCTATCACCTGCTGGCAACGCAATCAAAGCGCCCGCGAATGCGCTACCCATGAATGAGGCGCGCAAGCTCACAGAACGGTTCACGACGGCGGTGGGTCGGGGGCGGGAAGGAGACCGAGCCGATAGTAGGAGTCGACCGTGGCGCGGATGGTGGCGTCGGCGCCGTGGGGGACCAGGCCCAGTTCCTGCATCGCCAGCAGGCAATAGGAGCGCGGCTTGTCGTAGGTTGGTTCCGCGGGCCGATGGCCTTGCCGATCGCCCCGCATCTCCTCGCCACCCACCGCGGCAACCCCGGGATAGAGTTCCTGCAGGCGCTGTTGGAGCTGCCAGGTGAACAACTCGCCGGTACGATCGCGAGCCGCGAGGATGTAGCGCGCGCCATTCGCGGCCGAGGTGCATTCGGCGGCGAGACGGTGGGCAGAGGCCACGTCGCGCAC is a window of Spirochaetaceae bacterium DNA encoding:
- a CDS encoding ABC transporter permease, whose amino-acid sequence is MNEARGQFADFFGRLWRQKPLGIASGVVIVLLILVAIFADVLAPYPFDQLSLAERLQGSSTRHLLGTDQLGRDLLSRLLIGARISLIVGLAATTLNVVVATLIGGTSGFLGGKLDLAVQRFVDAWMAFPGLLLLLTIMSVVGRGLPQLIVVLGIAGGVGGSRVVRGAVVAAKGNDYFLAAKALGAPTTQILVRHVLPNIVAPLIIVFSINVGGVILAEASLSFLGFGLPGKVPSWGAMLSREGRRFMEQAPWLALWPGLCLTIVVYSFNMLGDAMRDLLDPRLRGGGGRLDTGA
- a CDS encoding type II toxin-antitoxin system RelB/DinJ family antitoxin; translation: MAANKLVQARIDGAVKEQAAAVLAAMGLTVSDAVRLLLTRVAQEKALPFAPLIPNAVTIEAMKEARKGDLPQFDSVQDLVNDLHAQD
- a CDS encoding ABC transporter substrate-binding protein, producing the protein MTHVLFGKCLAVLSVLVLAATGLWAAGEEEGSTAAAAEKKYVTDPTTGKVVVAPEYGGTITAWWATGRTQVAIDPYYGWPSATDGVSEGLGMVNWGVDRDVWDLKTMHTPDQHLTGMLAESWEISPDGLTYTFHIRPGVRWHDKAPMNGRQLTAGDVEYNFHRILGMGDFAEAGPTAHGGASNLKTIPWESITATDDATVVMKLTEPRLSALRFILVDGIGFIMPPEVIEQHGDVQDWRNLVGTGPFMLTDLVEESSGTFTRNPDYWGYDEKYPENRLPYVDELRYVVIPDEAAAYAALRSRTIDWKRWDTSLDAAESMRKTNPEIAVHEVFFRSVASFAPNHREPPFNDVNVLRAMQMALDNETIARTLWKGVADPTPQGLIGVQGFYHPFEEWDEEVKQYYRYDPERAEKLLDEAGYPRGADGTRFTTTLNYGAWADLDYSHIAAAYWAEIGINVEIDELSYAEYHERLFARSGKGMYSQIARNNFDPYLAVSWYHSREQWNRGGSQWPELDAMVEAALAAGTPEEARRLIAEADEYAMSRHWLIWGPMSPIHWYVQPWITGYNGELDSGMGWGKEETMFARLWIDSALKTEMGF